The following proteins are encoded in a genomic region of Elgaria multicarinata webbii isolate HBS135686 ecotype San Diego chromosome 16, rElgMul1.1.pri, whole genome shotgun sequence:
- the MFAP1 gene encoding microfibrillar-associated protein 1, whose protein sequence is MSGSSSALMKQPPIQSTAGAVPVRNEKGEISMEKVKVKRYVSGKRPDYAPMESSDEEDEEFQFIKKAKEQDLEPEEQEEELASDPRLRRLQNRITEDVEERLARHRKIVEPEVMGESDSEVEGEAWRVEREDTSEEEEEEIDDEEIERRRSMMRQRAQERKNEEMEVMEVEDEGRSGEESESESEYEEYTDSEDETEPRLKPVFIRKQDRVTVQEREAEALKQKELEQEAKRMAEERRKYTLKIVEEEAKKELEENRRSLAALDALDTDDENDEEEYEAWKVRELKRIKRDREEREALEKEKAEIERVRNLTEEERRAELRANGKVITNKAVKGKYKFLQKYYHRGAFFMDEDEDVYKRDFSAPTLEDHFNKTILPKVMQVKNFGRSGRTKYTHLVDQDTTSFDSAWGQESAQNTKFFKQKAAGVRDVFERPSAKKRKAT, encoded by the exons ATGTCGGGCTCCAGCAGCGCCCTCATGAAGCAGCCCCCGATCCAGTCCACGGCGGGGGCCGTGCCCGTCCGCAATGAGAAGG GGGAGATCTCCATGGAGAAGGTGAAGGTGAAGCGCTATGTCTCGGGGAAGAGGCCGGACTACGCTCCCATGGAGTCCTCGGACGAGGAGGACGAGGAGTTCCAGTTCATCAAGAAGGCCAAGGAGCAGGACCTGGAACcggaggagcaggaagaagagCTGGCCAGCGACCCCCGCTTGCGGCGCCTGCAGAACCGCATCACGGAGGACGTGGAGGAGAG GTTGGCAAGGCACCGAAAGATCGTGGAGCCCGAGGTGATGGGGGAAAGTGACTCAGAAGTGGAAGGAGAGGCTTGGCGTGTGGAACGAGAGGACACCagcgaggaggaagaggaggagattgaTGATGAG GAAATTGAGCGTCGCCGTAGCATGATGCGCCAGCGTGCTCAGGAGCGTAAGAATGAGGAGATGGAAGTGATGGAAGTGGAAGACGAGGGCCGTTCCGGGGAGGAGTCTGAATCTGAGTCGGAGTATGAGGAGTATACAGATAGCGAGGATGAGACCGAGCCACGTCTTAAACCTGTCTTCATCCGCAAGCAA GACAGAGTCACAGTCCAGGAGAGGGAGGCAGAGGCATTGAAGCAGAAGGAGCTGGAGCAGGAGGCCAAACGGATGGCTGAGGAGAGGCGCAAATACACCCTTAAG ATCGTGGAAGAAGAAGCAAAGAAAGAGCTGGAGGAGAACAGGCGCTCCTTGGCAGCCCTTGATGCTCTGGACACCGATGATGAGAACGATGAGGAAGAATACGAGGCTTGGAAAGTGCGGGAGTTGAAACGCATCAAGCGGGACCGTGAGGAGCGAGAGGC GCTAGAGAAGGAGAAGGCAGAGATTGAGCGGGTGCGGAATCTAACTGAGGAGGAACGCCGTGCTGAGCTCCGAGCCAACGGCAAGGTCATTACTAACAAGGCTGTGAAGGGCAAATACAAGTTCCTTCAGAAATACTACCACAGAGGAGCCTTCTTCATG GATGAAGATGAGGATGTGTACAAGAGGGACTTCAGTGCCCCAACTCTAGAGGATCACTTCAACAAGACAATTTTACCTAAAGTCATGCAG GTGAAGAACTTTGGGCGCTCTGGACGAACGAAGTACACACACTTAGTGGACCAGGACACAACCTCTTTTGACTCTGCCTGGGGCCAGGAAAGCGCACAGAATACCAAGTTCTTCAAGCAGAAGGCAGCTGGCGTGCGGGATGTCTTTGAGAGACCCTCTGCCAAGAAGCGGAAGGCTACCTGA
- the HYPK gene encoding huntingtin-interacting protein K, which translates to MAAEGDVELELEAEPNGSAGGGDGAGGRPAEKPRKHDSGAADLERVTDYAEEKEIQSSNLETAMSVIGDRRSREQKAKQEREKELAKVTIKKEDLELIMNEMEISRAAAERSLREHMGNVVEALITLTN; encoded by the exons ATGGCGGCTGAAGGGGACGTCGAGCTGGAGTTGGAAGCGGAGCCAAATGGCTCGGCTGGCGGCGGGGACGGCGCCGGGGGACGGCCGGCCGAGAAGCCACGGAAGCACGACAGCGGCGCGGCTGACCTCGAGCGCGTCACGGACTACGCGGAGGAGAAGGAGATCCAGAGCTCCAACCTGGAAACG GCTATGTCAGTAATAGGAGACCGAAGATCCAGAGAGCAAAAAGCGAAACAGGAGCG GGAAAAAGAACTGGCCAAAGTCACCATCAAGAAGGAGGATTTGGAGTTAATT ATGAATGAGATGGAGATATCCAGGGCAGCGGCAGAGCGCAGCTTGCGTGAACACATGGGGAATGTAGTTGAGGCACTGATAACCCTCACCAACTGA